In Ostrea edulis chromosome 6, xbOstEdul1.1, whole genome shotgun sequence, a single window of DNA contains:
- the LOC130047287 gene encoding uncharacterized protein LOC130047287, protein MSDEEVKVQLDTLKAELEKVKLEKEAEGGQQLLFAPKLRKVEKFPGKKGHGVSVYEFTEEMTRILKTRHTPQEEQVDFVLSHLEGPAKEEMWFHPTEEKRVRKQEKAIALAQDQEEPKKRTEVIVYAEKAYDHDDIKELIKTLKSDCRDLFLTDVPFLNSTEAKTRVGEVKGFARISSNEDVCIHQFLSTGMRGETVVLHDDVTGDPPAFDTSLLVPDNMKCTSGERQKFLDLFLRNHDVFAKNDLNLGCTETEVQYLGYTVSKDGVSASEDKVKVVEDWVLPTTLNDLRGFLGFSSYYRRFVSRYAHTAKPLYGLIAAFNKQNPQKSNGQLKQLWTPECSTVFNMLKAKLTSTDVLGFANYSKPFILETDASLNGLGAVLMQEQEGKRRVIANASRTLRPTERNDGNYSSAKLELLAFKWAVTEKFKDYLWESTFEIMTDSNPICYLQTSAKLRATEQCWAMQLAQYDFTIKYRPGKENTAADALSRLSRSKLPHLRMRLPISHLLATKPNEIVAMDFTLLEKSSDGRENVLVLTDVFSKFSIAIPT, encoded by the exons GTACGAGTTCACCGAGGAGATGACCAGGATTCTGAAAACACGTCATACACCGCAGGAAGAACAGGTGGACTTTGTCCTTAGTCATCTTGAGGGACCTGCGAAGGAGGAGATGTGGTTTCACCCAACAGAAGAAAAAAGAGTCCGAAAACA AGAAAAAGCGATTGCTTTAGCCCAGGATCAGGAAGAGCCAAAGAAGAGGACAGAAGTCATCGTGTATGCAGAGAAAGCTTATGATCACGATGATATTAAAGAACTTATCAAGACTCTTAAAAGCGAT TGTCGTGACCTGTTCCTAACTGATGTTCCATTTCTCAACTCAACTGAGGCCAAAACGAGAGTTGGAGAAGTGAAGGGCTTTGCTAGGATTTCTTCGAACGAGGATGTGTGCATTCATC AGTTTCTGTCTACGGGAATGAGGGGGGAAACGGTTGTACTGCATGACGATGTAACCGGAGATCCACCAGCATTTGACACATCCTTACTCGTCCCAGATAACATGAAGTGCACCTCAGGGGAACGACAGAAATTTTTAGACCTATTCTTAAggaatcatgatgtatttgcgAAGAATGACCTGAACTTGGGATGCACTGAGACT GAAGTGCAGTACCTCGGTTACACTGTCTCTAAGGATGGGGTTTCTGCTTCTGAGGATAAAGTTAAGGTTGTAGAGGACTGGGTACTTCCTACGACACTTAATGACTTGAGAGGATTTCTGGGGTTTTCGAGCTACTATCGTAGATTTGTATCGAGATATGCACATACTGCAAAACCCTTGTATGGACTGATCGCCGCTTTCAACAAGCAGAATCCACAAAAGTCTAACGGGCAACTGAAACAATTATGGACGCCTGAGTGTTCGACTGTATTCAACATGCTGAAAGCTAAGCTGACATCCACAGATGTGCTTGGGTTTGCAAATTACTCCAAACCATTCATCCTGGAGACAGACGCGAGTTTGAATGGGCTGGGTGCTGTTTTGATGCAAGAACAGGAAGGGAAACGTCGTGTCATCGCCAATGCTAGTCGCACACTCCGCCCTACAGAGCGCAATGACGGTAACTATAGCTCTGCAAAACTTGAACTGCTTGCTTTTAAATGGGCAGTGACTGAGAAGTTTAAGGATTACCTGTGGGAATCTACATTCGAAATCATGACAGACAGCAACCCCATATGTTATCTCCAAACAAGCGCAAAATTGAGGGCTACTGAACAATGTTGGGCCATGCAACTAGCGCAGTATGACTTCACCATCAAGTACCGACCTGGAAAAGAGAACACTGCAGCTGATGCCTTATCAAGACTATCCAGAT CAAAACTACCCCACTTGCGCATGCGGCTACCTATTAGCCACCTTCTAGCTACGAAACCAAATGAGATTGTGGCTATGGACTTCACACTTCTAGAAAAGTCATCAGATGGCAGAGAAAATGTTCTAGTTCTTACTGATGTTTTCTCCAAATTTTCCATTGCAATACCCACTTGA